The Hydrogenophaga crocea genome contains a region encoding:
- the adk gene encoding adenylate kinase, with protein sequence MRLILLGPPGAGKGTQAAFICQKFGIPQISTGDMLRAAVKAGTPLGLQAKAVMDAGALVSDDLIINLVKERIAQPDCANGFLFDGFPRTIPQADAMKAAGVKLDYVLEIDVPFDAIIERMSGRRSHPASGRTYHVKFNPPKAEGKDDVTGEPLIQRDDDKEETVKKRLEVYSAQTRPLVDYYRQWAQNDAAAAPKYRAISGVGSVEDITARALQALSA encoded by the coding sequence ATGAGACTGATTCTGTTGGGCCCACCGGGGGCTGGCAAAGGAACGCAGGCGGCGTTCATCTGCCAGAAGTTCGGCATCCCCCAGATCTCCACGGGCGACATGCTGCGCGCGGCCGTCAAGGCCGGCACGCCGCTGGGCCTGCAGGCCAAGGCCGTGATGGACGCGGGCGCGCTCGTGAGCGACGACCTGATCATCAACCTCGTGAAGGAACGCATCGCCCAGCCCGACTGCGCGAACGGCTTCCTCTTCGACGGCTTCCCGCGCACCATCCCGCAGGCCGACGCCATGAAGGCCGCGGGCGTCAAGCTCGACTACGTGCTCGAGATCGATGTGCCCTTCGACGCCATCATCGAGCGCATGAGCGGCCGCCGCTCGCACCCGGCTTCGGGCCGCACCTACCACGTCAAGTTCAACCCGCCCAAGGCCGAAGGCAAGGACGACGTGACCGGCGAGCCCCTGATCCAGCGCGACGACGACAAGGAAGAGACCGTCAAGAAGCGCCTCGAGGTGTACAGCGCACAGACCCGCCCGCTGGTGGACTACTACCGCCAATGGGCGCAGAACGACGCCGCCGCCGCGCCCAAGTACCGTGCCATCAGTGGCGTGGGCAGCGTGGAAGACATCACCGCGCGCGCGCTGCAGGCCCTGTCGGCCTGA
- a CDS encoding Trm112 family protein has protein sequence MEAKLLELLVCPVTKGPLIYQRERQELHSRSARLAYPIRDGIPILLEHEARPLTEEEAARPPAPRAPD, from the coding sequence ATGGAAGCCAAACTGCTCGAACTGCTGGTGTGCCCCGTCACCAAGGGCCCGCTGATCTACCAACGCGAACGGCAGGAGCTGCACTCGCGCAGCGCGCGCCTGGCCTACCCCATCCGCGACGGCATTCCCATCCTGCTCGAACACGAAGCGCGCCCGCTGACCGAAGAAGAAGCCGCGCGCCCGCCAGCGCCGCGCGCGCCCGACTGA
- a CDS encoding asparaginase — protein MTQVAREDSTARFVVLGMGGTIAGRARQAGDNVGYEAGQVRVEDLAAGLPALAGLDIRFEQVAQIDSKDMRLAELQALVRRVQALLHDPQVQAVVVTHGTDTLEETAYLLQTLLVPSKPVVLTCAMRPATAVSPDGPQNLSDALAVAAHPGARGVTVVCAGRVHGAFEVAKQHPYRTDPFDSGDAGAIAQVEEGRVRRFRDWPAEGRHGPRCAAFLAAAALPRVAWIDSHADAGAWQVEALCAAGVQGLVVAGTGNGSVHQHLLQALRAARDAGVRVVLATRSGAPLVGHPAQAFEALDGLSPVKARWALALDLLPG, from the coding sequence ATGACGCAAGTGGCACGTGAAGATTCCACCGCCCGGTTCGTGGTGCTGGGCATGGGCGGCACCATCGCCGGCCGGGCCCGGCAGGCCGGCGACAACGTCGGCTACGAGGCGGGCCAGGTGCGCGTGGAGGACCTGGCAGCGGGGCTGCCGGCGCTGGCCGGGCTGGACATCCGCTTCGAGCAGGTGGCCCAAATCGACAGCAAGGACATGCGCCTGGCCGAGCTGCAGGCGCTGGTGCGGCGCGTGCAGGCGTTGCTGCACGATCCGCAGGTGCAGGCCGTGGTGGTCACGCACGGCACCGACACGCTCGAGGAAACCGCCTACCTGCTGCAGACCCTGCTGGTGCCGTCCAAGCCCGTGGTGCTCACCTGTGCCATGCGCCCCGCCACCGCGGTGTCGCCCGACGGTCCGCAGAACCTCAGCGATGCGCTCGCGGTGGCCGCGCACCCGGGCGCGCGCGGCGTGACCGTGGTGTGCGCGGGCCGGGTGCACGGCGCGTTCGAAGTGGCCAAGCAGCACCCTTACCGCACCGATCCTTTCGACTCGGGCGACGCGGGCGCGATCGCCCAGGTGGAAGAGGGCCGCGTGCGGCGCTTCCGCGACTGGCCCGCCGAAGGCCGCCACGGGCCGCGCTGCGCGGCCTTCCTCGCGGCCGCGGCGCTGCCGCGTGTGGCCTGGATCGACAGCCATGCCGACGCTGGCGCCTGGCAGGTCGAGGCGCTGTGTGCGGCCGGGGTGCAGGGGCTGGTGGTGGCCGGCACCGGCAATGGTTCGGTGCACCAGCACCTGCTGCAGGCCTTGCGGGCCGCGCGCGACGCCGGTGTGCGCGTGGTGCTGGCCACGCGCAGCGGCGCGCCCCTGGTGGGCCATCCCGCGCAGGCCTTCGAGGCGCTTGACGGGCTGTCGCCCGTGAAGGCGCGTTGGGCGCTGGCGCTCGACCTGCTGCCGGGCTGA
- the xseA gene encoding exodeoxyribonuclease VII large subunit, which yields MWAVGPLVRAVADTLSARFNPVAVQGELSGFSRAASGHCYFSLKDDAGQLRCAMFRRVADGIGFAPRDGLRVQVRGRLDVYGPRGDLQLIVEGMKPAGQGSLYEQFLRLKAQLQAEGLFEPGRKRPVPAHPRHVGVVTSLGAAALRDVATALRRRVPHVAVTVFPASVQGAQAPAEIVAALASANAHRGERGPCDVLLLVRGGGSLEDLWSFNDEAVVRAVAGSALPVIAGVGHETDFTLVDFAADLRAPTPTAAAELCAAPREQRLGELEYLQERLQGAAQDAIDTQAQRLDRLAQRLGRPAARLSQAREHLQVLQARLQGGTRLWLQRQTSRQQQLALGLPQGVARGLERQRERLARQQAALGLLDPRLVLQRGYAYLTDDAGHAITGVAQALPGAALQATLADGVLPLRVRGPADA from the coding sequence GTGTGGGCGGTTGGCCCGCTGGTGCGAGCCGTGGCCGACACCTTGTCGGCGCGCTTCAATCCCGTCGCGGTGCAGGGCGAGCTTTCGGGCTTCTCGCGCGCGGCCAGCGGGCATTGCTACTTCTCGCTCAAGGACGACGCCGGCCAGCTGCGTTGCGCCATGTTCCGCCGCGTCGCCGACGGCATCGGCTTCGCGCCGCGCGACGGCCTGCGCGTGCAGGTGCGAGGCCGGCTCGACGTGTACGGCCCGCGCGGCGACCTGCAACTGATCGTCGAGGGCATGAAGCCCGCGGGGCAGGGCAGCCTGTACGAACAGTTCCTGCGCCTGAAGGCGCAGCTGCAGGCCGAGGGCCTGTTCGAGCCCGGACGCAAGCGCCCCGTGCCGGCGCATCCGCGCCACGTCGGCGTGGTCACCTCGCTCGGGGCCGCGGCCCTGCGCGATGTGGCCACCGCCTTGCGCCGGCGCGTGCCGCACGTGGCGGTCACGGTGTTCCCGGCCTCGGTGCAGGGCGCGCAGGCGCCGGCCGAGATCGTGGCCGCGCTGGCCTCGGCCAACGCCCACCGCGGCGAGCGCGGCCCCTGCGACGTGCTGCTGCTGGTGCGTGGTGGCGGCTCGCTCGAAGACCTGTGGTCGTTCAACGACGAGGCGGTGGTGCGCGCCGTCGCGGGCTCGGCCCTGCCCGTGATCGCCGGCGTGGGCCACGAGACCGATTTCACCCTGGTCGACTTCGCGGCCGACCTGCGTGCGCCCACGCCCACGGCCGCGGCCGAGCTCTGCGCCGCACCGCGCGAGCAGCGGCTTGGCGAACTCGAATACCTGCAAGAGCGCCTGCAGGGCGCGGCGCAGGATGCGATCGACACCCAGGCCCAGCGCCTCGACCGCCTTGCGCAGCGCCTGGGCCGGCCCGCGGCGCGGCTGTCGCAGGCGCGCGAGCACCTGCAGGTGCTGCAGGCGCGGCTGCAGGGCGGCACGCGCCTGTGGCTGCAGCGTCAGACCTCGCGGCAGCAGCAGCTCGCGCTGGGCCTGCCCCAGGGCGTGGCGCGCGGCCTCGAGCGCCAGCGCGAACGCCTCGCGCGGCAGCAGGCCGCGCTCGGCCTGCTCGACCCGCGCCTCGTGCTGCAGCGCGGCTACGCGTACCTCACCGACGACGCCGGCCACGCCATCACCGGGGTGGCACAGGCCTTGCCGGGCGCCGCGCTGCAGGCCACGCTGGCCGACGGCGTGCTGCCCCTGCGGGTGCGCGGGCCTGCCGACGCATAA
- a CDS encoding ExbD/TolR family protein: protein MNFHTRGTRDEPEINLIAFIDILLVVVIFLVLTTTYSKFTELKVNLPVADAEAPKQNPREVVVAVGADGRYAINRRVLEGSSVEQLTAALQESAEGGRETVVVISADAAAAHQAVINVMDAARRAGLVQITFATQQGSAGARTR, encoded by the coding sequence ATGAACTTCCACACCCGCGGCACGCGCGATGAACCCGAGATCAACCTGATCGCGTTCATCGACATCCTGCTGGTGGTGGTCATCTTCCTGGTGCTCACCACCACCTACAGCAAGTTCACCGAACTCAAGGTCAACCTGCCGGTGGCCGATGCCGAAGCCCCCAAGCAGAACCCGCGCGAGGTGGTGGTGGCCGTGGGGGCCGACGGGCGCTATGCGATCAACCGCCGCGTGCTCGAGGGCTCCAGCGTGGAACAGCTCACCGCCGCGCTGCAGGAAAGCGCCGAGGGCGGCCGCGAAACCGTGGTGGTCATCAGCGCCGACGCGGCCGCCGCGCACCAGGCCGTCATCAACGTGATGGACGCCGCGCGCCGCGCGGGTCTGGTGCAGATCACCTTCGCCACGCAACAGGGCAGCGCCGGCGCGCGCACGCGCTGA
- the lexA gene encoding transcriptional repressor LexA, producing the protein MQDTAASPKLTARQQQILSLIQSTIARTGAPPTRAEIAAELGFKSANAAEEHLQALARKGVIELVSGTSRGIRLRRADLQSINESRERQMALPLPGLAQLVLPLIGRVAAGSPILAQEHVDQTYAVEPGLFQRTPDYLLRVRGMSMRDVGILDGDLLAVAATREARNGQIVVARLGDDVTVKRYMRLRDHIELHAENPDYPTIVVEPGEPFEIEGLAVGLIRNSFQN; encoded by the coding sequence ATGCAAGACACCGCTGCCAGCCCCAAGCTCACCGCCCGCCAGCAACAGATCCTGTCGCTGATCCAGAGCACCATCGCCCGCACCGGCGCGCCACCCACGCGTGCCGAGATCGCGGCCGAGCTGGGCTTCAAGTCGGCCAATGCGGCCGAAGAGCACCTGCAGGCGCTCGCGCGCAAAGGCGTGATCGAGCTCGTGAGCGGCACCTCGCGCGGCATCCGGCTGCGCCGTGCCGACCTGCAGAGTATCAATGAGTCGCGCGAGCGCCAGATGGCCCTGCCCCTGCCCGGCCTCGCCCAGCTCGTGCTGCCCCTGATCGGCCGTGTGGCCGCGGGCTCGCCCATCCTTGCCCAGGAACATGTCGACCAGACCTACGCGGTCGAACCCGGCCTGTTCCAGCGCACGCCCGACTACCTGCTGCGCGTGCGCGGCATGTCCATGCGCGACGTCGGCATCCTCGACGGCGACCTGCTTGCGGTCGCGGCCACGCGCGAGGCGCGCAACGGCCAGATCGTCGTGGCCCGGCTCGGCGACGACGTGACCGTGAAGCGCTACATGCGCTTGCGCGACCACATCGAATTGCACGCCGAGAACCCCGACTACCCCACCATCGTGGTCGAGCCCGGCGAACCCTTCGAGATCGAAGGCTTGGCCGTGGGCCTGATCCGCAACAGCTTCCAGAACTGA
- a CDS encoding MotA/TolQ/ExbB proton channel family protein: protein MLSIIQAAGWPIWPLIICSVLGLALVIERFISLKTSKIAPPKLLDEAIMVSRNGIPGPDVVAQLEQNSLLGAVLATGFRTFNANPRATAEDLKANLEGAGRHAAARMQKYLGALATIASAAPLLGLLGTVIGMIEIFGSQAGDGMGVVAGGGNPAQLAHGISIALYNTAFGLMVAIPALIFWRYFRARVDEYLLTMEVAAERFARHLMTVRKP, encoded by the coding sequence TTGCTGTCCATCATACAAGCCGCTGGTTGGCCGATCTGGCCCCTGATCATCTGTTCCGTGCTGGGCCTGGCCCTCGTCATCGAGCGCTTCATCAGCCTCAAGACCAGCAAGATCGCACCGCCCAAACTGCTCGACGAAGCCATCATGGTGTCGCGCAACGGCATCCCCGGCCCCGACGTGGTGGCGCAGCTCGAACAGAACTCGCTGCTGGGCGCGGTGCTGGCCACGGGATTTCGCACCTTCAACGCCAACCCGCGTGCCACCGCCGAGGACCTCAAGGCCAACCTCGAAGGCGCGGGCCGCCATGCCGCGGCGCGCATGCAGAAGTACCTGGGCGCGCTGGCCACCATCGCGTCGGCCGCGCCGCTGCTGGGGCTGCTGGGCACGGTCATCGGCATGATCGAGATCTTCGGCTCGCAGGCCGGTGACGGCATGGGCGTGGTGGCCGGCGGCGGCAACCCGGCCCAGCTCGCGCACGGCATCTCGATCGCGCTCTACAACACGGCCTTCGGCCTCATGGTGGCGATCCCTGCCCTCATCTTCTGGCGCTACTTCCGCGCCCGCGTGGACGAGTACCTGCTGACCATGGAAGTGGCGGCCGAACGCTTCGCGCGCCACCTCATGACCGTGCGCAAGCCATGA
- a CDS encoding DUF6152 family protein, producing the protein MHRRNLLQAGGALALGSVAGLARAHHGWSSFDQDRPIYLEGRVVQAAWRNPHAELVLEVPEGLAVPAALAQRPLPAQTAGVDGAGLLRRAVVPTRKDRRWQIELAPIFRMNQWQVSEVKVGDSIAMVGFTFQGERGEPVLRVEYLFVGDKTYGLRSSPA; encoded by the coding sequence ATGCACCGCAGAAACCTGCTGCAGGCCGGTGGCGCGCTCGCCCTGGGCAGCGTGGCCGGCCTGGCCCGCGCCCACCACGGCTGGAGCAGCTTCGATCAGGACCGCCCGATCTACCTCGAAGGCCGCGTCGTGCAGGCGGCCTGGCGCAACCCGCATGCCGAGTTGGTGCTCGAAGTGCCCGAGGGCCTGGCCGTGCCGGCTGCGCTCGCGCAGCGGCCGTTGCCCGCGCAGACCGCAGGCGTGGACGGCGCGGGTCTGCTGCGCCGCGCGGTGGTGCCCACGCGCAAGGACAGGCGCTGGCAGATCGAGCTCGCGCCCATCTTCCGCATGAACCAGTGGCAGGTGAGCGAGGTGAAGGTGGGCGACAGCATCGCGATGGTGGGCTTCACCTTCCAGGGCGAACGCGGTGAGCCGGTGCTGCGCGTCGAGTACCTGTTCGTGGGCGACAAGACCTACGGACTGCGTTCGAGCCCGGCCTGA
- a CDS encoding Fe-Mn family superoxide dismutase, which yields MEHTLPALPYGLDDLAPHYSRETLEYHHGKHHNAYVVNLNNLQKGTEFEAMALEDIVKKSSGGIYNNAAQIWNHTFFWNCMKPNGGGEPTGALAAAITAKWGSYAAFKEAFTKSAVGNFGSGWTWLVKKADGSVDIVNTGAAGTPLTTADKALLTVDVWEHAYYIDYRNARPKFVETFLDKLVNWSFAEKNFA from the coding sequence ATGGAACACACCCTGCCGGCACTGCCCTACGGTCTGGACGACCTGGCCCCGCACTACAGCCGCGAAACCCTGGAATACCACCACGGCAAGCACCACAACGCGTACGTGGTGAACCTCAACAACCTGCAAAAGGGCACCGAGTTCGAAGCCATGGCGCTCGAGGACATCGTGAAGAAGTCTTCCGGTGGCATCTACAACAACGCCGCGCAGATCTGGAACCACACCTTCTTCTGGAACTGCATGAAGCCCAACGGCGGCGGCGAGCCCACCGGCGCGCTGGCCGCGGCCATCACCGCCAAGTGGGGCAGCTACGCCGCCTTCAAAGAGGCCTTCACCAAGAGCGCCGTGGGCAACTTCGGCTCTGGCTGGACCTGGCTGGTGAAGAAGGCCGACGGCTCGGTGGACATCGTGAACACCGGCGCCGCCGGCACCCCGCTGACCACCGCCGACAAGGCCCTGCTCACCGTGGACGTGTGGGAGCACGCCTACTACATCGACTACCGCAACGCCCGTCCCAAGTTCGTCGAGACCTTCCTCGACAAGCTCGTGAACTGGTCGTTCGCCGAGAAGAACTTCGCCTGA
- a CDS encoding D-2-hydroxyacid dehydrogenase family protein, which produces MNIVILDDYQDAVRKLQCAEKLEAYPAKVFTNTVKGVGQLSVRLRDADIVVLIRERTHITRQLVDKLPRLKLIAQTGRVGSHIDVAACTERGIAVAEGVSSPVATAELTWALVMAAMRRIPQYVSNLKHGAWQQSGLKSSAMPANFGVGMVLRGKTLGIWSYGRIGSIVAGYGRAFGMRVVVWGSEESRARALADGHDVATSKEGFFESCDVLSLHLRLSERSMGCVKLDDLQRMKPTALIVNTSRAEIIEPEALLAALNRGRPGMAAVDVFESEPILQGHALLRLENCICTPHIGYVEQENYETFFNSAFDNVVNFIKGTPTNIVNPGALQVRR; this is translated from the coding sequence ATGAACATCGTGATCCTCGACGACTACCAGGACGCCGTCCGCAAGCTGCAATGCGCTGAGAAACTCGAGGCCTATCCCGCCAAGGTCTTCACCAACACCGTGAAGGGGGTGGGCCAGTTGTCGGTCCGCCTGCGCGACGCCGACATCGTCGTGCTGATCCGCGAACGCACCCACATCACGCGGCAACTGGTCGACAAGTTGCCGCGGCTCAAGCTCATCGCCCAGACCGGTCGCGTGGGCAGCCACATCGACGTGGCGGCCTGCACCGAGCGCGGCATCGCCGTGGCCGAGGGTGTGAGCTCGCCTGTGGCCACGGCCGAACTCACCTGGGCCCTGGTGATGGCCGCCATGCGGCGCATTCCGCAGTACGTGTCCAACCTCAAGCACGGGGCCTGGCAGCAGTCAGGCCTCAAGTCGTCGGCCATGCCCGCCAACTTCGGGGTCGGCATGGTGTTGCGCGGCAAGACGCTGGGCATCTGGAGCTACGGCCGCATCGGCTCCATCGTGGCCGGCTACGGCCGCGCCTTCGGCATGCGCGTGGTGGTGTGGGGCTCGGAAGAATCGCGCGCCCGCGCCCTGGCCGACGGCCACGACGTGGCCACGAGCAAGGAAGGTTTCTTCGAAAGTTGCGACGTGCTGAGCCTGCACCTGCGGCTGAGCGAGCGCAGCATGGGCTGTGTGAAGCTCGACGACCTGCAGCGCATGAAGCCCACGGCGCTGATCGTGAACACCTCGCGCGCCGAGATCATCGAGCCCGAGGCCCTGCTGGCTGCGCTCAACCGGGGCCGACCGGGCATGGCGGCGGTCGATGTCTTCGAGTCCGAACCCATCCTGCAGGGCCATGCGCTGCTGCGGCTCGAGAACTGCATCTGCACGCCGCACATCGGCTACGTGGAGCAGGAGAACTACGAGACCTTCTTCAACTCGGCCTTCGACAACGTGGTGAACTTCATCAAAGGCACGCCGACGAACATCGTCAACCCGGGCGCCCTGCAGGTCCGGCGCTGA
- the kdsB gene encoding 3-deoxy-manno-octulosonate cytidylyltransferase, which produces MASSRLPDKPLADIAGLPMVVRVAQRAALSGALRCVVAADDARILRACEAHGVEAVATRADHPSGSDRLAEACALLGLDGDDLVVNVQGDEPLIEPALIGAVAEKLRAHPGCAMSTAAHAIERRDDWLNPNVVKVVLDRDGIAHYFSRAPIPWWRDGMAQGDGLPSPAPLRHVGIYAYRAAFLRRFPGLPVAPTERLESLEQLRAMWHGERIAVHLSAHAPGPGVDTPQDLERVRALFAAR; this is translated from the coding sequence ATGGCCTCGAGCCGGCTGCCGGACAAACCCCTGGCCGACATCGCCGGCCTGCCCATGGTCGTGCGCGTGGCACAACGCGCGGCCCTCAGTGGCGCCCTGCGCTGCGTGGTGGCGGCCGACGACGCGCGCATCCTGCGCGCCTGCGAGGCGCACGGCGTCGAGGCCGTGGCCACCCGCGCCGACCACCCCAGCGGCAGCGACCGGCTCGCCGAGGCCTGCGCCTTGCTCGGCCTCGATGGCGACGACCTGGTGGTGAACGTGCAGGGCGACGAACCCCTGATCGAGCCCGCGCTGATCGGCGCGGTGGCCGAGAAGCTGCGCGCGCACCCCGGCTGCGCCATGAGCACCGCGGCCCATGCGATCGAGCGCCGCGACGACTGGCTCAACCCCAATGTGGTCAAGGTGGTGCTCGATCGCGACGGCATTGCGCACTACTTCAGCCGTGCCCCCATCCCCTGGTGGCGCGATGGCATGGCCCAGGGTGATGGCCTGCCCTCGCCCGCACCGTTGCGGCACGTCGGCATCTATGCCTACCGCGCAGCCTTCCTGCGCCGCTTTCCCGGCCTGCCCGTGGCGCCCACCGAGCGGCTCGAGTCGCTCGAGCAGCTGCGGGCCATGTGGCACGGCGAGCGCATCGCCGTGCACCTGAGCGCGCACGCGCCGGGCCCGGGCGTGGACACGCCGCAAGACCTCGAGCGCGTGCGCGCCCTCTTCGCCGCGCGCTGA
- the lpxK gene encoding tetraacyldisaccharide 4'-kinase, which translates to MPQAARESGWQGMAQRRGPLACLLWPLSLVYRALLGLRRAAYGLGWLRPRALPVPVLVVGNLVAGGAGKTPTTLALIEHLRARGWRVGVVSRGHGRREDAVTEVRDDTDPARSGDEPLLIRRRTGVPVWVGRRRVDAAQALLAAHPEVNLIVCDDGLQHWPLRSDLRIAVFDARGLGNGWLLPAGLLREPWPPRAGSTQAPQLLLCPPDLVLPVPAGMARFGVRRGLAAQVVDLQGRTRALHTFSDTPCAALAAIARPEAFFGMLAAAGVRPQRLLPLPDHADASALRRALAGWQGPVLCTEKDLVKLAGLPASQPAWAVPLRLDIDPGFFAAVDAHLATLRR; encoded by the coding sequence ATGCCGCAGGCCGCGCGCGAGTCGGGCTGGCAGGGCATGGCGCAGCGGCGCGGCCCGCTGGCCTGCCTGCTGTGGCCGCTCTCACTGGTCTACCGCGCCCTGCTGGGCCTGCGCCGCGCCGCCTACGGGCTCGGCTGGCTGCGGCCCCGGGCGCTGCCCGTGCCCGTGCTGGTGGTGGGCAACCTTGTGGCCGGGGGCGCCGGCAAGACCCCGACCACGCTCGCGCTGATCGAGCACCTGCGGGCCCGCGGCTGGCGCGTGGGCGTGGTCTCGCGCGGCCATGGCCGCCGCGAGGACGCGGTGACCGAGGTGCGCGACGACACCGATCCCGCACGCAGCGGCGACGAGCCGCTGCTGATCCGCCGCCGCACCGGCGTGCCGGTGTGGGTGGGCCGACGCCGCGTCGACGCCGCGCAGGCGCTGCTGGCGGCTCACCCCGAGGTGAACCTCATCGTCTGCGACGACGGTCTGCAGCACTGGCCCTTGCGCAGCGACCTGCGCATCGCCGTGTTCGACGCGCGCGGCCTGGGCAACGGCTGGCTGTTGCCCGCGGGCCTGCTGCGCGAACCCTGGCCGCCGCGCGCCGGCAGCACGCAGGCCCCGCAACTGCTGCTGTGCCCGCCCGACCTTGTGCTGCCCGTTCCCGCGGGCATGGCGCGTTTCGGCGTGCGCCGCGGGCTCGCCGCGCAGGTGGTGGACCTGCAGGGCCGAACGCGCGCGCTGCACACCTTCTCGGACACGCCCTGCGCGGCGCTCGCCGCCATTGCTCGACCCGAGGCCTTCTTCGGCATGCTGGCCGCGGCCGGCGTGCGGCCGCAGCGCCTGCTGCCCCTGCCCGACCACGCCGACGCCAGCGCCTTGCGGCGGGCCCTCGCCGGCTGGCAGGGCCCGGTGCTGTGCACCGAGAAAGACCTCGTCAAGCTCGCCGGCCTGCCGGCCTCGCAGCCGGCCTGGGCCGTGCCGCTGCGGCTCGACATCGACCCCGGCTTTTTCGCCGCCGTGGACGCCCACCTCGCCACCCTGCGCCGCTGA